The stretch of DNA GCATCAACAGTGTGATAAACAACACAACTAATTAAACAAAACTATGACTTCCTCAATAAAAGGGTTTAGATATACTCTAATCTCAGGATTACCGGATTCACTCCGGTAACTACTCTAAGCAACTACTCCACATTCTAAATTAATCCCAATAACTTaatgaatcaatcaattaatcacaCCAAATACACAAACATCTAAAACACATAATAAAAGACAAATCGCGTAAAAATAAGAAAAGAATGCAAGAAAAAAAGATGAAGAGATAAAAGGTATACCCCTTTGGTGGAGTGGTGACGGTGTTTGCGGGGCTTCTTGATTCCATTCTTGTGGTTCTTGTATGACTGATTGTGTGCTGTGTGATTCTTCGACTTCGCCATTTCTCtacaataatattattaatattaaccaatcAATTACtcaacaattataataataaacagtaaaatcaatcaaatataaGTTGCATGAACTTTGATCAATGTACAAGAATGTACAAGATGAAGATAGAGAGAGAAATAACCTTGCTGAAGAAGAATGAAAGAGTGTTCTTCGGGAAGCTGCTAGGGTTTTGGGAAGAAAATAGGGCTCAGAAATGGGGATTTATATCAACGCCTCATGCTTCTTTATCACTCGCCTTAAGTTATGggcctaattaatttgtcattgtCATTTCTATTGGGTCCTGCTATACGTCGTCGACAttttactaaatatcgtcgacaattaacgtaaaattccaagtttgccctccatatCATGACTCCATATTGGTCTCAccaaaatgcaatttccgtctcaaaacagaaatgaaattaccgtctcactaaaacacaagtcaccgtctcactaaaatatttcaaaccaaaaaaaaaaaaaaaaggttttgtaattaacaacatgagcttaacgattttaacaacgatttcaacaatgaagatagtaacgaggttagtttacgatttagttttgttaaaaatttatgttttattatcgtttgaatcccgaattaggatagatgccatgaatgtagacggaattatgatagaatttgtgacggatttatatgaaaaagcaattgaaaaaaaaaaaaaaaaaaaaaaagaaaggacacGGAATCTGGGGTGAGACGAGGGGGGTTCTTCGTCCCAGCCCACCCAGGGACGAAGAAATGGGTCGTCTCTTGTTGGGCTTGGACGAAGGAATCCTTCGTGCCGGCTTGGTCTTGGACGAAGGATCCCTTCGTCCTGGGGCTTGGTCTTGGACGAAGTTTTCCTTCGTCTGGCCCATTctcgtttcctttttttttttttttttttttttttttttttttgtttccgactcgttttgtataaaataattaatttccgtatttgtattaaattttttatttttttatagtttccgacaattcaaataattataattaatttccgttatttccgactcgttgtgtacaaaataattaaatgccgtttttgtattataaaacaattgaattaattaattaccgtctttaTATGAAATTTTTATCTTTAAcatttccgactcgttttgtaaaaAATAACTTATTACCGTGTTTGtattaattttatattattttatatttactTCGACTAGTCCCGTAGCAAATAATTGAATTAATAACTAACTAACTTGTTGAAATGCGTGCGCGGTGATTAACGATGGAGACGGTGTTGATTACTCGGATCATTTTACGCCAACCGATTTTTTTGCGTCTAGTATCTTGAAGCGTTTAATTGGGCATATGAGATCGGGCTCCGactcgggtttggtataaaaaaatcaagcaacaagaAAGTTGGTCGTAACACGAATTTGAGACAACGTTATTTTGTTTGTCGGATGGGTGGAAAAGGTCCCGTAAATAAGGATGCCGATTCTTTAATGAGGGTAACACACTACCGCGTGGTGCAATTGCAAATTTTCAATGAAAGTTGTTGAATTAGAAGAGAATAAGTGGCGGCTTGTGATGAGATCCGGGTTTCATAATCATGGTTTAACGTTGTCTTGTGATGGCGACGAGATACTTTGCAAAGTTTGATGACGATGAGTTGGCTTTTATCGATGCCCAAGTTAGAGCTCACGTTAGACCGGCAATTATTAGTGCGGGTTTACATCGTTGAATCCGGAAAAGTCAAGAC from Silene latifolia isolate original U9 population chromosome 10, ASM4854445v1, whole genome shotgun sequence encodes:
- the LOC141606883 gene encoding large ribosomal subunit protein eL29z-like → MAKSKNHTAHNQSYKNHKNGIKKPRKHRHHSTKGMDPKFLRNQRYARKHNNKTEEGSAEE